The region GCTTTGCAGCAACTACTGCATTTGCTTCTCCATCAATTACTGGTTTACAATTTGATGGAACAGTATACAGTGGCACCACTACTGTTCGCAATTACGACACTAATGAGCTCATTGCATCTGAGCCTATTAATGTAAGTTCAATCAAGCTACAAGGTGCAGGAGGATCATACACTGGTAGTAACGGTTCTCCTAATGTAGTTAATGTAAGCATTATTGCTGATTCTGGGACTTATCAAATAGGTACCGTGGGATACAATAATGTAATATCAGTGGGTTCGTATCAAAATATCAATAAAATAATATTAACTGGTACTAATAGAGCAAGTTCTGTTAATGTCTTAATAACTATAACACCGGCGGAAACATCAACGCCAACGCCTATACCAACGGCCACACCAACACCAACATCAACGGTTGCACCAGAGCCCACACCAACCTTTACTCCAACACCAGCATTGAAACCAACTCTTGATGCTAATATTGCTCCAGAAAAAATCGGTCTAGGCAAGGAGTTCACGGCAGATATATCACTAAAAAACGTGAAGGATATTTATGCTGAAGACTTTGAAGTGAAGTATGACAAAGAGCATTTGCAATATCTCGGGTTTGAAGAGGTAACCGGTTATAAAGTATACAATAAACCTGTTGATCAAAACGGTGCTGTCCGCTTTGTAGTAGCAAGTCAGGGTGAAGAATACGGCATCAACGAAGATACCGTTGTCGTAAAACTCAAGTTTAAGGCCAAAGCCAAAGGGACTGCAGTTGTCGATGCAACTAAAGCGAGGATTGCAGATACCGAAGAGGAATATGACCTGGAGAAAGATAACTGCTTGGAAGACAGTGTCATTATTGAGACAATTGACGTTAACAAGTCTGGTACATATACCCTGGTTGACCTCGCAATCGATGCCAGGTACTTCAAGTATTTCGCCCCCGATGTTGATCCGGTTAAGTATAATGCTCAACAAGCCGGTGATGAATATGTGAATGATGATGACTTGCTTTTTATTGTTGATCAGATTTTAAATAATCCGGATTACTTGCCTAATACCTAAAGAACGATAAGAAAATGTATATGAGGGGTGTAATAATTGAGAAAGTTAAAACTAATGTTAGCTTTAGTGTTAATGTTTGCTGCTTTGCCTGTACAAGGTGCTTTTGCAAGTGTTGGTTCAGGTACAGTATATATTGATTTTGGTAGTAATGGACAAGATATAGCTAATTTTAAATTCACCGGTACAGGTACTGGAACAGATCTAAAATTTTTTGATATTAATGGGAAGCTATTTTTCGGTACTCCAGTTGGTTCGCCTGTGCCTTTAAGTGGTAGTTTTATAAATGCGCATTCGATATATGTTATGCGATATATGCAAGTAACACTTAATGCGGGAGCTACTCTTACAGATGTGTCGTGGACTAGCTCAACAGGAAGCACTGGAAACACTACAAACATTTCGACTACCAACCCCTTTCTAGACCCATCGCCGACACCAACGGCAACACCGACAGCTACGCCTGCACCAACAGTTCATCCTACACCTGTTCCTTCACCGACAGCTACTCCGGAGCCTACAGCAACGCCAACGCCTTCAGCAACGCCAAAGCCAACTGCAACACCAGAACAACCATCGAGTGATCGAGCGCTGCTTACAGTTACGTTTATCAACGGGACCGAAAAGGAATACGACCTTCCAATCGCTGAAGTTGAAGCATTCGTAATTTGGTATGATGCCCGTGATGCAGGCAGAGGCCCAGGCTGGTTTGCAATTGATAAGCACACGAATAACAAAGGCTCTTTCAAAAAACGTAAAGATTATGTAGTTTACGACAAAATCCTAACCTTTGAAGTAAGCGAGTATACAAGACCTGAATAATCCTTACCAGCACTTACCTCCTCTATCCAAAGTAGCCAAGAGCTAAAATTGGATAGAGGAGTTTTTTGTTTGAACACGCAATTTTATGATTATCATAAAGATCTTTATTTTGGGAGGTGGATTATATGTGTGGAAGATTTACTATAACTGTCACCCTGGAAGAAACTGATTACGCATTACCTGATCGATGACAGCAAGATAGCTATACTGAAACCAAACTATAATGTCGCACCTATGTATAACATCCCAGCTGTGATCGCCACTGATGATGGCAAACGTCTTGGGGAGCTTCGTTGGGGGCTTGTGCGGTTTGGTCCAGGGATGATAAGGTCGGCAGCAGGATGATTAATGCTCGAGCTGAGACAGACCGTTGCGCAGAAGCCTGCTTTCAAACGTTTGTTGAAATCCAAGCGCTGCATCATACCAGCGGATGGATTTTACGAGTGGAAAAAGGACGGTTTACCAAACAGCCTACCGAATTTTAATGAGTGATGGCAACATATCCTTTTCCGGATTGTATGACACATGGGAATATCCGGAAGGCAAGAAAATCAGCACATGTACCATCATCCCCACAACCCCAAACAGTTTGATGGCTGATACATGACCGTAGCCAGTGATCCTCCGGTCGGAGGATCAGGCCGATTGGCTGGAAAGAGATTATGACGATGTCAAATCCTATTAAAGCTGCTGAGGCCATATGATGCATCAAAAATGCGGTCTTATAAAGTCCCCTCGACTGTAGGTAATACGCGAAATAACTCTGAAGAATTGCTTGAGGATATCAGATAAAAACAAACCAGACGGGCATGTGCCTGACGGGTTTGTTTAAGTAGGCTCTGAATTTAAATCTATCTCGTCTAAACCAGCTTCCGGCGATCTTTATTTAATTTTTTCAGCAAATTCAGTAATTGGTAAACTCCCGTAAATACCAATTCGTTTAATTTGGTAATTCCCTTCAGAATCATTAGTGCTAATATATTTGCCATCATCAGTTGTAACCGCATATAAGTAGCCAGTATTTTTTATGGTATCAATAACATTTGAATTGTACCCACCTACTGGATATGCCATTACGTTGACAGGCTTATTCGTTATCGCAAATATTTTTTGTGCTGATGTAATATACTCCAGGCCTTCATTTACATCTGTTCTTCGAAGATCCACATGGTTATAAGTATGACTTTGAAACGAAATAATACCGCTATCGCTCATGGTTTTCATTTGACTAACAGACAAATAATTAACATTTGGATTATCAATATACGAGCCTATCATAAAAATTGTAGCTTTTGGATTGAAAGAACTCGTTTGCATTCCCTGTAATATTTGATATGCCTGCATATTATTAGCGTAACCATCATCAAGCGTTATAATGATGGGCTTCTCATAATTTTTATAGTTAGCAATTTGATCAAAAGTTAACATGGTATATCCATTATCTTTAAGGTACTGCATCTGTTGTTCGAAATCCGTTGCCGATACAGCCCCAGTACTGGGATCACCAATTTCATGGTACATCAAAACAGGAACCTGTTTTGCAAATATATTAATCTTAACCTGACCAAGTAGAATTGAAGTTCCATCCACTAACTCACCATAAACAATTACATGATAAATTCCATCTCGATTGCTGAAGTCTGAAATATTGACCGTTGAATTCCAACGATTATTTACATTATCATATGTCATATCGTACCACTTAGAATTATCTATTCCATCTTCATCTTTCCAAACAGCAAAATAAGCGCTTGTCATATTAGGGTTAATCTTATATGCATATACAGGAAATGAATCCCCTTTAATGGTTTCGTTACTAGAAGTTGCAGGGTTTACATTAACTTTCGTATTTGAAATGAGATTGTTTGATCCGTCTGCATTAGTCTTAAATATATTCATTTGATATTCGCCAATCTTATAATCAAAATTTTGAATATCGATATTATCTACATACTGACCACTAGAGTCCTTTGTCATTCCAAACCATTTTGCTGTATCTATTCCATCTTCAGTTCTCCAGACAGCATAAAATACCCCTTGAACATTTGGTAAATCTCTCGCATATAGATTAAAATTAGATTTATATGTATTTGTTTCACTAGTCATAACATCTAAATAATTCACCTTAAGCTCACCAAGAAAGTGCTCTGCCTTCACGCTCGTTTGTCCTGGATAATTCGTAATCCCATTTTGATAAACAGTTATTGTGTATTCACCTGGGGCGTTAGAAAAATCGCTAAAATATACTTTTGAAGACCAGCGATATACATTACTATTATCTTTTTGCATAGAGTACCATTTCGCCGAATTTGACCCTTCCGAGGTTTTGTAAACAGCAAAATAAGGACCAGTATCAATAGAATTATCCGCCTTATGCCACCCCATATACCATATATCACTCGCGGATACTTCAAAATAATCTTTTGTTGTATTGGCACTATCAACAACTAGTTTTCCATTACTAGTAATAGTATTTACTTGGGCATGTGCTGAAAATGAAAATATACTCATACAAAACGTTAGTAATAAAAAAGACAAGCATATTCTTTTTGACATAATATAATTCCTCCCCAAGTTAAGAAAACAAATTCAGCAAAAACAGATGTAACTAACATTATATTTGTAATGGAACATTATGTATATGTAGGCAAGGAATTTTTTCCTTCATGCAAAAAAACACCCTGCCATTACTGACAGGGTTAAATATGAGAAAAGGTTATTCTGCTGAATATTCATCCACACTGAACGTGAGGATCTTATCAAAGATTACATAATCTTTACGGGCGCTAAAGGGCCCTTTATTATTGTTATGTTTGGTGATCGCGTACTTGGCTGGTCCTGTTCCAGCATCTCTTGCATCATACCAATTCAAGAAAGCACTGACCTCTTCAGCCGAAAGATCATATTCTTTATCAATACCAGTTGTTAGTGTAATAGTAAGTATAGCACGTTCTCCTAAAGATTCTGGATCGGGCTGATTAACCTTTTGCGGGGTAGCTGATGCTTCATTTGAATTCAGACTTTCACTACTTCCGTCCGTTGCTGATACTACGTAATAATAAGTCATACCATTGATAACAGTATTATCCGTGTATGAGTCACCTGTAACATTGGGAGCGATTGAAGTGTATGGTCCTCCTGTATCGGTAGCACGCTTTACATTGTAACCAGTTGCACCTGTAACAGGTGACCAAGAGAGATCAACCATCTTATTTTTCCCAACTGCAACTAGATTTAATGGAGCCTCTTGTTTAGAGCCGATCAGTTCCATCTCAGCTACCATAATACAATAGCTGTTATTTCCAATATTATTTATCAATTGGACTCTCCAATATCTGTAACTACCAGTTGGTTTCCATACAAATTCTTGAATAGTATCATTTCCTAGTGCGCTACCTGAATATTGCTTTTCCCAGTTAGAATTATCATTTGAGGCTTGCACAACAAAATCCTTCATATCATATTCATATGATAGATCAGCCTTATACTTCAACTTTGAAATGGATTGTTCCTTACCAAAATCAACAGCTATCCATTCGTTTTTTGTCGCATTAGTAGAAAATCCTGCATTATTTTCGATCCAAACATTATCAAATGCTTTCTCAGGGCCAAAGTTCCGGGTATCGCCCGGTCTATTCCAAACACTACTTGCCGAAAACGCAGAATTTGGTAACCCATCTGTTAAGTCTACTTCTCCAGTAGCATCAGCAAACGCATGGTTTTGAAATACAAACATTGATAGTACCAAAGAAAGAGAAATTATCGTCTTAATCATTACACTTTTCCAACGTTTCAAAAAATCCATCTCCTTTAATATGTATGCATCAAGCCTACACCAAATAAAGGCGAACAAACAGTCTGTTTATCTACAGAAATTTACAATACACTTAAGAGTTCTTGAGGTAAAATGTGGAATCGAACAAGATATCAGCCATCAATAATGCACGAAATTAGGACATTGGTAAATTGAAAGGAGTTTATAATGGCAATAATTTCAGAACTAAAGAATGTTCATGTTTTTGCTGAAGGAGATGTGACCGGAGATTTCTGCGAATCCTTAGTTCTAGACATTGGTCCTGCAGATGTCTCTGGTGCTGATCAATTCTATGCTACAGTTGGGACTGCTCAAGGGATCGCGGATTTTCTTAGTACCAGACCATTTATAATTTGCAGAGGATTTGTGGTAGTTCCTGAATTCAACTTAAATGCCATTAAAGATTGTATTCAAGTTAGAATTTCGGAATGTGCTAAGGATGACTGGGAACAAACTGCATTGTCAATTAACAGGCTTTTTCCTTGGGAGTATGATGAAATGAAGAACTACAAACATTTTTCGCAAAATTAATAAAAGAATTGTACCCGTGAGCACTTTTTATTTAGTGTTTAATGTAAAATGCATAGTATATTCCCTATTATTCTGATAGACTATTTTTGCTAATTATTATCAGATTAAGGGGCTGTTCATGATGATGTTATTTATTTGGGGATTTATTGTAGTGCTCATTATCGGTATTGTTTTTGCAGCAAAAAAAGGAATTAAACAAGGGAATGAGCTAAAAGAACAAACCAAAAGTATCGGAGCGT is a window of Paenibacillus sp. FSL H3-0469 DNA encoding:
- a CDS encoding Imm8 family immunity protein, which codes for MAIISELKNVHVFAEGDVTGDFCESLVLDIGPADVSGADQFYATVGTAQGIADFLSTRPFIICRGFVVVPEFNLNAIKDCIQVRISECAKDDWEQTALSINRLFPWEYDEMKNYKHFSQN
- a CDS encoding SOS response-associated peptidase family protein, which encodes MLELRQTVAQKPAFKRLLKSKRCIIPADGFYEWKKDGLPNSLPNFNE
- a CDS encoding cohesin domain-containing protein, producing the protein MKKIVMFLTIFMCFAATTAFASPSITGLQFDGTVYSGTTTVRNYDTNELIASEPINVSSIKLQGAGGSYTGSNGSPNVVNVSIIADSGTYQIGTVGYNNVISVGSYQNINKIILTGTNRASSVNVLITITPAETSTPTPIPTATPTPTSTVAPEPTPTFTPTPALKPTLDANIAPEKIGLGKEFTADISLKNVKDIYAEDFEVKYDKEHLQYLGFEEVTGYKVYNKPVDQNGAVRFVVASQGEEYGINEDTVVVKLKFKAKAKGTAVVDATKARIADTEEEYDLEKDNCLEDSVIIETIDVNKSGTYTLVDLAIDARYFKYFAPDVDPVKYNAQQAGDEYVNDDDLLFIVDQILNNPDYLPNT
- a CDS encoding GBS Bsp-like repeat-containing protein, which produces MSKRICLSFLLLTFCMSIFSFSAHAQVNTITSNGKLVVDSANTTKDYFEVSASDIWYMGWHKADNSIDTGPYFAVYKTSEGSNSAKWYSMQKDNSNVYRWSSKVYFSDFSNAPGEYTITVYQNGITNYPGQTSVKAEHFLGELKVNYLDVMTSETNTYKSNFNLYARDLPNVQGVFYAVWRTEDGIDTAKWFGMTKDSSGQYVDNIDIQNFDYKIGEYQMNIFKTNADGSNNLISNTKVNVNPATSSNETIKGDSFPVYAYKINPNMTSAYFAVWKDEDGIDNSKWYDMTYDNVNNRWNSTVNISDFSNRDGIYHVIVYGELVDGTSILLGQVKINIFAKQVPVLMYHEIGDPSTGAVSATDFEQQMQYLKDNGYTMLTFDQIANYKNYEKPIIITLDDGYANNMQAYQILQGMQTSSFNPKATIFMIGSYIDNPNVNYLSVSQMKTMSDSGIISFQSHTYNHVDLRRTDVNEGLEYITSAQKIFAITNKPVNVMAYPVGGYNSNVIDTIKNTGYLYAVTTDDGKYISTNDSEGNYQIKRIGIYGSLPITEFAEKIK
- a CDS encoding discoidin domain-containing protein → MKRWKSVMIKTIISLSLVLSMFVFQNHAFADATGEVDLTDGLPNSAFSASSVWNRPGDTRNFGPEKAFDNVWIENNAGFSTNATKNEWIAVDFGKEQSISKLKYKADLSYEYDMKDFVVQASNDNSNWEKQYSGSALGNDTIQEFVWKPTGSYRYWRVQLINNIGNNSYCIMVAEMELIGSKQEAPLNLVAVGKNKMVDLSWSPVTGATGYNVKRATDTGGPYTSIAPNVTGDSYTDNTVINGMTYYYVVSATDGSSESLNSNEASATPQKVNQPDPESLGERAILTITLTTGIDKEYDLSAEEVSAFLNWYDARDAGTGPAKYAITKHNNNKGPFSARKDYVIFDKILTFSVDEYSAE